Proteins from a single region of Primulina tabacum isolate GXHZ01 chromosome 5, ASM2559414v2, whole genome shotgun sequence:
- the LOC142547143 gene encoding thioredoxin-like 3-1, chloroplastic isoform X2 has product MSILSPNPHILYREIHQREPQQLHAWSSGPGSIFTKSNGFGFGRSGNGWKGRATRDLKAHSFWPELFKPETLEMEPIQDCEQFDQILEQAKLASKPIVVDWMAAWCRKCIYLKPKLEKLAADYENKVKFYCVDVNKVPQPLVKRGNISKMPTIQLWSDGEMKAEVIGGHKAWLVIEEVRQMIQQSV; this is encoded by the exons ATGTCTATATTATCTCCAAATCCACACATTCTGTACAGAGAGATCCACCAACGGGAACCCCAGCAGCTTCACGCCTGGAGCTCCGGACCTGGTTCAATCTTCACCAAATCAAACGGGTTCGGATTCGGTAGGAGCGGCAACGGGTGGAAAGGAAGAGCTACAAGAGATTTAAAGGCGCATTCTTTCTGGCCAGAATTGTTCAAGCCCGAAACTTTGGAGATGGAGCCCATTCAAGATTGCGAGCAGTTTGATCAGATTCTGGAGCAAGCTAAACTTGCCTCGAAACCCATTGTCGTTGATTG GATGGCTGCTTGGTGTAGAAAATGCATTTACTTGAAGCCAAAGTTGGAGAAATTGGCTGCTGATTACGAGAACAA GGTGAAATTTTATTGTGTGGACGTCAACAAGGTGCCTCAACCACTGGTCAAGCGTGGAAACATATCG AAAATGCCGACAATCCAG TTGTGGAGTGATGGAGAAATGAAAGCGGAGGTGATCGGAGGCCACAAAGCATGGCTTGTTATAGAAGAAGTGAGACAAATGATCCAGCAGTCTgtataa
- the LOC142547142 gene encoding uncharacterized protein LOC142547142, with product MAKIGEGDKRWIVEDRPDGANVHNWHWAETDCLDWSRNFLTNLLSNKTILSGDGNLYIKTKDIEKLEGEAYLNVRKGKIIPGYELNLVLSYEAEVKDSDGSSVILNTEGTVEVPYIADENAGEDPEIRISVKDDGPIGKRVKEAFIAQGKPFVFEKIRDFVNAMAKGGPAKDDLEVKKVTVKKPAFDSGSAAGSSNISASNSGSSVKESKKKQEKRNEGFKTITMTEKFNCRAKDMYEILMDENRWKGFTQSNARISKEVGGEFSIFDGSVTGKNVELLEGKLIVQNWRFGSWPDGIESTVRLSFDEPESGMTVVKLTHTDVPEEDRYGNSTVVENTERGWRDIIFHRIRAVFGFGI from the exons ATGGCCAAAATTGGCGAGGGAGACAAACGATGGATCGTGGAAGACCGCCCCGATGGCGCCAACGTCCACAACTGGCACTGGGCAGAAACCGATTGCCTCGATTGGTCCCGAAATTTCCTCACTAACCTCCTGAGCAACAAAACAATCCTTTCTGGCGACGGAAATCTCTACATCAAAACCAAGGACATCGAAAAACTCGAAGGAGAAGCATACCTTAACGTTCGGAAGGGGAAAATAATACCTGGGTATGAGTTAAATTTGGTTCTCTCGTACGAGGCTGAGGTCAAAGATTCCGACGGTAGTTCTGTGATTTTGAATACTGAGGGTACTGTTGAGGTTCCTTACATAGCCGATGAGAATGCTGGCGAAGATCCGGAGATTAGAATTAGTGTAAAAGATGATGGGCCGATTGGAAAAAGGGTGAAGGAAGCATTTATTGCTCAAGGGAAGCCGTTTGTGTTTGAGAAAATTAGAGATTTTGTCAATGCGATGGCGAAAGGTGGGCCTGCTAAGGATGATTTGGAAGTTAAGAAAGTAACAGTGAAAAAACCAGCTTTTGATTCTGGGTCTGCTGCTGGTTCGAGTAATATTTCGGCTAGTAACAGTGGCTCAAGTGTTAAGGAGAGTAAGAAGAAGCAGGAGAAGAGAAATGAGGGGTTTAAGACAATTACTATGACTGAAAAGTTTAATTGTCGAGCTAAGGATATGTACGAGATTTTAATGGATGAGAATAGGTGGAAAGGTTTTACTCAAAGCAATGCTCGGATAAGTAAGGAGGTGGGAGGGGAGTTTAGTATCTTTGATGGTTCAGTGACGGGGAAAAACGTTGAGTTGCTGGAGGGAAAGTTGATTGTTCAGAACTGGCGATTTGGTAGCTGGCCTGATGGAATCGAATCAACG GTGCGGCTGAGCTTTGACGAGCCTGAATCTGGGATGACAGTTGTGAAGCTCACACACACTGATGTACCCGAAGAAGACAG ATATGGCAATTCAACCGTGGTGGAGAATACCGAGAGGGGATGGAGAGATATCATATTCCACAGAATACGGGCAGTTTTTGGGTTTGGAATATGA
- the LOC142547143 gene encoding thioredoxin-like 3-1, chloroplastic isoform X1, producing MSILSPNPHILYREIHQREPQQLHAWSSGPGSIFTKSNGFGFGRSGNGWKGRATRDLKAHSFWPELFKPETLEMEPIQDCEQFDQILEQAKLASKPIVVDWMAAWCRKCIYLKPKLEKLAADYENKVKFYCVDVNKVPQPLVKRGNISKMPTIQVSLLSHRFSHLISHKYLIYLVLVCYISCSNYIFLTCCVCMCVFDMLFDMLPIYWCAPHERSRC from the exons ATGTCTATATTATCTCCAAATCCACACATTCTGTACAGAGAGATCCACCAACGGGAACCCCAGCAGCTTCACGCCTGGAGCTCCGGACCTGGTTCAATCTTCACCAAATCAAACGGGTTCGGATTCGGTAGGAGCGGCAACGGGTGGAAAGGAAGAGCTACAAGAGATTTAAAGGCGCATTCTTTCTGGCCAGAATTGTTCAAGCCCGAAACTTTGGAGATGGAGCCCATTCAAGATTGCGAGCAGTTTGATCAGATTCTGGAGCAAGCTAAACTTGCCTCGAAACCCATTGTCGTTGATTG GATGGCTGCTTGGTGTAGAAAATGCATTTACTTGAAGCCAAAGTTGGAGAAATTGGCTGCTGATTACGAGAACAA GGTGAAATTTTATTGTGTGGACGTCAACAAGGTGCCTCAACCACTGGTCAAGCGTGGAAACATATCG AAAATGCCGACAATCCAGGTTAGTTTATTATCTCACCGGTTTTCACATTTAATCAGTCACAAGTATCTCATATATTTGGTGCTAGTTTGTTATATATCTTGCAGTAATTATATATTTCTCACGtgttgtgtgtgtatgtgtgtgtttgaTATGCTGTTTGATATGCTGCCCATCTATTG GTGTGCGCCTCATGAGCGCTCAAGATGTTAG
- the LOC142547147 gene encoding gamma-tubulin complex component 3-like: MEDDDRRVVDLVKELVHRLLSNPLSPGNLASSSIPTQEEYNQALKYSLRILSSRLNPSIDADEFSVVESIKRRLATTGKSYEALTFTDMYSKFSLKNGPGSVKNKWAVLYLLNRISEDQKLKKNQFSDKIANGFLDSVFAGGLPALHESDVLSDRPGRFVKSSTDLGDGGFNGRLDHLRGFGENVSNLRGSSNIGKLDKSWSKKDVGNYSDNIVCSNENVKHSRGLRDNTRHFRAKEIVEKGWNGGVLMVTKDPGNLREMAYREFADLIKEENEVSEEVLVRDVLYACQGIDGAYLKFDEKADEYVLPEFIKVPRATRTMVRKLCELGWLFRKVNGYITESMDRLPAEDIGTVGQAFCAALQDELSVYYKLLVVLEGQAMNPIPLVSENACSGNYLSLRRLSVWFAEPMVKMRLMAILVDNCKVLKGGAMAGAIHLRAQHGDPLVNDFMKKLLRQVCSPLFEMVRSWVLEGELEDIFSEFFVLSQPVKADCLWREGYRLLDSMLPSFISQSLAQRILRTGKSINFLRVCCEDRVWADDAKEAAAAAGTTTSRGDLGYGETDALESLVAEAAKRIDKHLLDVMYTRYKFKEHCLAIKRYLLLGQGDFVQYLMDIVGPELSEPANTISSFKLAGLLESAIRSSNAQYDDGDMLNSLRVKMMPHNTGDRGWDVFSLEYDARVPLNTVFTESVMSRYLRIFNFLWKLRRIEHALIGVWKGMKPNRVTSQFFSKLPRAVTLQLILTSRKCQVLWDEMNHFVTNLQYYIMFEVLEVSWSNFSKEMEVSKDLDDLLGAHEKYLHSIIEKSLLGERSQNLNKTLFTLFDLILRFRSHADRLYEGINELQSRTTESSRPYRDKAKLQKQSIKTSSEPSSWLGEGRKELTRRAGEFLRNMGQAVDATANEYSSLFEGFISQLPIQQHVDLKFLMFRLDFTEFYSPLKSNAGGKLLL, translated from the exons ATGGAAGACGACGACCGGAGGGTAGTAGATCTAGTCAAAGAACTAGTTCATCGCTTACTCTCCAACCCTCTATCACCCGGCAACCTCGCTTCCTCTTCAATCCCCACTCAGGAAGAGTACAATCAAGCCCTAAAGTACTCTCTCCGCATCCTCTCCAGTCGTTTGAATCCCTCCATTGATGCAGACGAATTCTCCGTTGTTGAGTCCATCAAGCGCCGCCTCGCCACTACCGGTAAGTCCTACGAAGCCCTAACTTTTACCGATATGTACTCTAAGTTCTCGTTGAAAAATGGTCCCGGGAGCGTGAAAAATAAGTGGGCTGTACTGTATTTGCTAAATAGAATATCTGAGGATcagaaattgaagaaaaatcagTTTTCGGATAAAATTGCTAATGGGTTTCTGGATTCTGTGTTTGCTGGCGGGTTGCCAGCGTTGCATGAGAGTGATGTATTGAGTGATCGTCCTGGTAGGTTTGTGAAATCGAGTACGGATTTGGGCGATGGAGGGTTTAATGGCCGTCTTGATCATTTGCGGGGTTTTGGTGAAAACGTGTCGAATTTGAGGGGTTCAAGCAATATTGGGAAATTGGATAAAAGTTGGAGCAAAAAGGATGTTGGCAATTATTCAGATAATATAGTGTGTTCAAATGAAAATGTGAAGCACTCGAGGGGGTTGAGGGATAATACGCGTCATTTTAGAGCTAAGGAGATTGTGGAGAAAGGATGGAATGGAGGGGTATTGATGGTGACAAAGGACCCTGGAAATCTTCGTGAGATGGCATATAGGGAATTTGCAGACTTGATTAAGGAAGAAAATGAGGTTTCCGAAGAGGTATTGGTGAGGGATGTGCTCTATGCATGCCAGGGGATTGACGGGGCATATCTGAAGTTTGATGAAAAGGCCGATGAGTATGTTCTTCCAGAATTTATTAAGGTGCCAAGGGCTACTAGGACAATGGTCCGGAAGCTCTGCGAGCTTGGATGGTTGTTTAGAAAAGTCAACGGGTATATAACAGAGAGTATGGACCGCCTTCCAGCTGAGGATATTGGGACTGTAGGACAAGCATTTTGTGCTGCGTTGCAAGATGAATTGTCAGTGTATTACAAGTTACTGGTTGTGCTTGAAGGGCAGGCAATGAATCCGATTCCTTTAGTTTCTGAAAATGCATGCTCAGGGAACTACCTCTCATTGAGGAGATTGTCAGTTTGGTTTGCTGAACCCATGGTAAAGATGAGGTTAATGGCTATTTTGGTTGATAATTGTAAAGTTCTAAAAGGTGGGGCCATGGCTGGTGCAATTCATTTGCGTGCTCAACATGGTGATCCGCTTGTTAATGATTTCATGAAAAAGCTACTTCGTCAGGTGTGTTCCCCACTCTTTGAAATGGTGAGGAGTTGGGTATTGGAAGGGGAGCTCGAGGATATTTTTTCAGAATTTTTTGTTCTAAGTCAGCCTGTGAAAGCAGATTGTCTCTGGAGGGAAGGTTATCGACTACTTGATTCCATGCTTCCTTCTTTCATATCTCAATCTCTTGCTCAACGTATCTTAAGGACTGGAAAGTCCATCAATTTCCTTCGAGTTTGTTGTGAGGATCGAGTATGGGCTGATGACGCAAAAGAGGCGGCAGCTGCAGCTGGTACCACTACTAGTAGAGGTGATCTTGGATATGGTGAGACTGATGCGCTGGAATCTTTAGTAGCAGAAGCAGCAAAGCGAATAGATAAGCATTTGTTGGATGTTATGTATACACGATATAAGTTCAAAGAACACTGCCTTGCAATCAAGAGATATTTACTTCTTGGCCAAGGTGATTTTGTTCAGTATCTAATGGATATTGTTGGCCCTGAGCTGTCTGAGCCCGCTAACACGATAAGCTCATTCAAGCTTGCCGGATTATTGGAAAGTGCGATTAGATCATCAAATGCGCAGTACGATGATGGTGATATGCTGAATAGTTTAAGAGTTAAAATGATGCCACATAACACGGGGGACAGAGGATGGGATGTGTTTTCATTAGAATATGATGCAAGAGTTCCACTGAACACTGTCTTCACCGAATCTGTTATGTCTAGATATCTCAGAATTTTTAACTTTTTGTGGAAGCTTAGAAGGATAGAGCATGCACTGATTGGCGTTTGGAAAGGCATGAAACCAAACCGTGTTACTTCTCAGTTCTTTTCTAAGTTGCCACGTGCTGTTACCTTGCAGTTGATTTTGACATCAAGGAAGTGCCAAGTTCTCTGGGACGAGATGAATCATTTTGTCACAAATCTTCAGTACTACATAATGTTTGAAGTCCTGGAGGTGTCGTGGTCTAATTTCTCCAAGGAAATGGAAGTATCTAAAGATCTGGATGATCTACTTGGTGCACATGAGAAGTACCTTCACTCAATCATTGAGAAGTCTCTTTTAGGCGAACGATCTCAGAACCTTAACAAGACCCTCTTTACGTTATTTGACCTCATATTGCGATTCCGAAGTCACGCAGATCGACTTTATGAAGGCATAAATGAGTTGCAATCAAG AACCACAGAGTCTTCCCGCCCATATCGGGACAAAGCCAaattgcagaagcaatcaatTAAAACATCTTCAGAACCCAGTTCTTGGCTTGGTGAAGGCAGGAAAGAACTCACAAGACGAGCTGGGGAATTTCTTAGAAACATGGGGCAAGCTGTTGATGCAACTGCAAATGAATATTCATCACTTTTTGAGGGTTTTATTTCACAATTGCCAATACAACAACATGTCGACTTGAAGTTCCTCATGTTTCGGTTGGACTTCACGGAATTCTACAGCCCGTTGAAATCCAATGCAGGCGGGAAGCTTTTATTATAA